The following proteins are encoded in a genomic region of Kosakonia oryzae:
- a CDS encoding H-NS family histone-like protein yields the protein MSEALKSLNNIRTLRVQAREVTLEALEEMLEKLSVVVEERREEESSIRKEQEEKEAKLAAFRQKLLDEGIDPTELLSSLKGQSTKSKSVRAPRPAKYKYIDEDGSEKTWTGQGRTPKAIAKAIEGGKKLEDFEL from the coding sequence ATGTCAGAAGCATTAAAATCATTAAATAACATTCGCACCCTGAGAGTTCAGGCTCGTGAAGTTACGCTCGAAGCACTGGAAGAGATGCTTGAGAAACTGTCTGTTGTCGTTGAAGAACGCCGCGAAGAAGAATCTTCAATTCGCAAAGAACAAGAAGAGAAAGAAGCGAAGTTGGCTGCTTTCCGTCAAAAACTGTTGGATGAAGGAATCGATCCAACCGAGCTTTTATCCTCCCTGAAAGGGCAAAGCACGAAGTCTAAATCTGTTCGTGCACCTCGCCCTGCTAAATATAAGTATATTGACGAAGACGGCAGCGAAAAAACCTGGACCGGCCAGGGTCGTACGCCGAAAGCGATTGCAAAAGCCATTGAAGGCGGCAAAAAGCTGGAAGACTTCGAGCTCTAA